A window of Chrysoperla carnea chromosome 3, inChrCarn1.1, whole genome shotgun sequence genomic DNA:
atttcatatatacagtgtataaaaattatacttaaaataattttcaaagggTACAAATAAAACGGCCGTCCacaatgtttttatgtttttgttgtaaCGCTCGACTGCTTGCGGTTAtttacataaacaataaaaattgggtTATTATagatcttattttaaaattttttaaataaatataatgtacgtaaaatattataaattatatatttaggtGAAAATATTTATGGAGACTAAAATATCAATAGTATATTTTGCATATTGATCCAAAGCAAATTGGAAATTAATAAAGTacaataatgttaaatatacaggaaataaatttaataataattaacattacGTTGTTAAGAAAGGCTTCAAAGATTGTgtatcaaaaaagttaaaattctgaaaattgttAACTTCTTTGAGATAGCCTTGATGAAGATATTATTAcctatttgatatttttgtttgagtATGCGTTGAAAAGATCTTAAAAGCTGGTCTTAtcgaaaattcttaaataagaCTCTTCAATATTTTCTCAATATAGtttaatcgatttattataccatgcatacatatgtgtaatatgaaaggtatactaagtttagtcccaagtttgtaacgcttaaaaatattgatgctacaaacagaattttgataaaggtgttcataaaatcacttacttagtccattttcggttgtccgtccgcccgtctgtggacgcgataactcaaaaacgaaaaagatatcaagctaaatttTTAGCTTAAAGATATcaagcgtactcagaacgtaaaaagtgaggtcgagttcgtaaatgagcaacataggtcaatttgttcttgggtccgtaggacccatcttgtaaaccgttagagatagaacaaaagtttaaatgtaaaaaatgttccttatcaaaaaataataatttcttaaatttaatatttaatttttatagtaataaaaatgtacatacttTATAAATTGAATGTCGAGACAAAACAGGCAGAAACAATTTTAGTTGTGGGGTGGTTGTGTACACTGAAGCGAAACGAAATGAATTGTTAAAATGACGTAATATGTACACtaaaatacaattcaaattAATCAAGTATGAGCTAAAATCACGCAATATGTGTATTGTTAATTAAGGGTGCTTTGAATTGGATAACTGAATATAAGAACGTTTAAATAAACACCAGAGAATAGTtgactaaatattattatgccATAAAAGATTAGAGATactgataaaataaaactttaattaaactcTAGAGTTTTTTAGAAttagtaaaactttttaagtctttcgtttgaaatatttccacaagggataaaaactgaaaagaaaaaacaactttttctgAATGATTTCCACAAGggatttaacgcagtcgggttttttgttttttctgttaATCACTTCTTTATTGGAtataattaatatctcgaaTAATGATTAGAATATCTGTCCTATGCTATGTCctatgtgttttattaaaaaaatttgatttcttaatttttcaacttaaaagAGAAAGCAGTAATGtattccttttttaaatttgacaatGTTTGTCACtttatttataaggaaaatgatataagttataattttagataataacattataatagatatttattatattattaaatgttgatgaaatttattatttgcggTTATTCATTTTTGTTGATTAGTCCGggtaaagtgtaaaattttctgATGTTTTATGGTATCTGTACGTCACAAAATATgcacgtgttttaccattctaagtgatattaataTATGATATGTTAtagctatatcacttagaatggtaaaacacatacatattttGTGACGCATACATATGATTAACAGGTTCACAGGTACATgcaatgttttgatttttttaattaattctttttttttttatttaatgctaaaatgaaaaaattagttatgaAAATGCAAGTATACCATAGACATACAAGCAAAAAATTACCATCATTTTTACCCGGACTAGATACATAagattattatgtaaatacacttaatataaataaatgaatctaattaaaaatgttgaacACATATAGTGACTCTTCACTCCATATTTGTATTTAGAAAAGATATTAcatgatatttattttccatcaaacaaaagaaatttcataatatatttatataattatattaactttAAATCGCTTTAAAAATACGCGTTTTCGCAATTcgttaaaaatctcaaaattggACTCATTAAGAATAGGTTATCCAGATTATCGTATCttaaatagaaaacatttttaatgacCAAAATCCTTATTTACAAACGGATTAACATATTATGAAACTCTCCCTAAATTAATTTAAGCAATATGTGTAAGAGAAAGAATAATTTAGAAACactttttttgaagtgaaaatttctttagcgACGTTGGGCACTTTTTAGTAGGGAAAAATGTTATGGGTTCGCGTTACCGACATGCTGTGCGCGCGTCGACAAgcttatagcagtatatctgtaactatacagctgacgtattgtgtaacattaattctgcgtatataacaagtacattgtgtatgcattttgttaaaatatatccccttaaggacccacaataaaaataaatttttattgtgggtccttaagggggtatattttaacaaaatgcataatacagcccacagaaatgctcatcttaatttgaatacattgtgtatgtaaatacaaatactatccacaaatcatatgattgtatattaattgttatttcaattgaattgtatttatattttgtcataatcttgtacagcccgtaatatatttaaataataaaaaaccatataaatatgcatataattgttgctcggagtgtcaatagatgtgaaaaccagattgatgttgataattttaaatcaaatattaagaaatttcaaatttttatactaaaagttctaagttttcacttctatcagcagtccctatgactgcctttttttttatacattcgtGATCTTATAATGCTGGAgatcaaaaaacattttcaccAAAAAATATCTTGACCCTTCAATCTCTGCGGCTATATTCATATTAGGTATATTAAACTCtattattaaaagtgaaaactttcaatttaaaaaaaaatttcaacaaatgttattaaaatgctagttaatttcaatttttttattaatataataaattgattaaaaaaaactggacagaatttgtgaaattttgaaagtatttaaaCACATGAACTGTGAATCAACAAATCtacatagttaaaaataatttgatgattAGAGGATGagaattaattacatttaccTACCAAgttaaattaactaattatcAAGTAGCTACTAGAGTACCGAcagtcaaataatatttataacataaaggTTTTGCACACGAAGCAGCAAGATCTTAAAAATCAATCATGatcaatcataaatttatttatcgtctGCCAATTTTGTAGTGTATTGGACAGTCTTggcttttatttaaatgaatgggcagactgtaaaaagtttgtctatttgatttacgaataaataataaaaagccaccaaaaatttatttcggaaaaatacacacgccttcttgccaaaaacttaaattaaattttaaaccttttttaaactgtcaaaaacgcgggcatctaatttgatgacgtaatatgggtatcactatacgaagtaacacaaataagtttgacaggtatattcatagacatctgattataataaatataaatacttattatctatgtatatattatacccagctgtctacactgaactaattggtggtctatgactcataccgctatgacatcacagcagggcttacccgcgttttaggtcgcgtgatatacagtttaaaaattacgatttttaattttaatatttaatttaattttaataaaagaaaaatatgcttttatgactcgaaatcagaatatttaagtatatttttacataaattttaacttttttcaaatttcatgatttatttttgactaacgataatagcCCCTGTGTAGAtgttgaaaaatgttttgaaaggTTAATATTCATTGACTTTCGTTAAGATGTCTTATGTATATGATAAAGTAAGAGTGTAATCgcattctaaatttttttttttaatttaaactaagAAACTTGGTGTCTCACAATGACGAATCATTGGGAAAGtcacttttgtttgaatgaaTGCCATGTGTATAAGTTAACACAACTTCTCTAGCCAAATCGGACGCATCCATAACAAGGGTCAAAAAAAAATACGTCAAAAAATCAGTCTCCCAATCATTTCTTCGAAACGTTGGTTTCTAGCTCTTAGTCTATATGATTTAAAGTAAAGATCAATAAATGTCATGTATTTGACATATTTGCTGATACCATGGCATctcaataattgattttaagtattattttgttatacattagataaaaagaaatttattacgaaaaaaaactaatattacatCGGAAAATCTTGTATGTTTTTCATACAAGATGGCCAGAATGTTAAACAGATAAACAGAttctttgaaaagaaaaatatcaaattttaattattatttaaacttaattaagcGAACTCGactatttttcaattctgtcaAATGTTTCTCAATAATAGTGGATCAAACATAAGTGGAAAAACCTTACAACATGCAGAaccaaaatggaaaaaatataaaaaccgtTTACGTATTTCATGgaagaattttttaaagttcCTCTGGAACAGAAATAAGAAAGGGCAGAAAGAACTATGTGGATTATCGTTTAAAAGTTGGAGTATGTAATTTATACTTATCTAAATTTAATCTCCCACCCATAGAAAGTAATGAAATGTCAACGAAATCGTCCCCTTATCGTTTCTATTTacgttgttttattttttacttttcaggtatcgtaataatttattatttgatattcttGGGTTTTGTATTTGCACTAAGTATTACAATATACTTTTTTGGATATTATGTTTTACATATAGGTGGTATCAAAATAGAAGTAACTTAAACTATAAAGAAACATTTGATGATTtagctataattaaaaaaacaaattatttagattaattaattatgccCTTGTCacattgtttttataaacagaCTATCCATTAGATGTACCTATAATATATGTTTGAgtcatttttgtaaatgttaataaaaatttatgttaaataagagttgtaattacttaaatattaatctacTTATTTTCGGGAAGAACGAAAATACTTATCTAGTTTCCGAAGGTTTCTAAAAATAGTTTggattcataataaaaagtatttagagtgttatggaaggaggataagATGAGAGCAAGGAAAGTGAAGGTTGTAACGCGGTAGGTATATTCTTCGAACTTAAATGTGGGTACCTGTGTGCATGAATAAagaattttgatttcaattagAATATATCTTCATGCACATACTTCATTCTCAGTTtctttcattaatatttctaagctttaAAAACTTAAGACTTGACTTAATTTAATGTACACTTCCTGTGATATTATCTAAATTCTATTCTATTACctacttataaaaataagtagtcaaatttaaaattaatctttaaaattcgattaaattttcatccaaaCCTCTATCTACTAGAAAATccaagaattttaatatttctatagtaacattatatttattaaaaaataaatattgaaattaattatttttatttgttatctaTTAATGTATCGTTTCAAATAGTCTTATTTTGTACTTTCTACATCATGGATTTTTCGGGttggaaatataaaaatggacATTGGTATTGGGACAATACTGCTAGGAAACTAGCATTTGAGAAAATGTACATTACACTTATTCTGGTTAAAAAATCtcatctattttaatttataacctTTGACAAAAACAGGAATAGTAACTATACTGGCGCAATAAGTCCTTCCCAGTGGCCAAAATTCAACCTTCTGAACTATCATATTTGGATGGATAATACAATTGTCGGAGGAGCATCTTTaatcggatttttttttttgcagtttatgTAATTTTAGATTCCATTACattaattagcaataaattgtCCTTAGTAATACTTCCATTGAGCCAGCAAGAAGAGCAACAATTGAAAATGTAGTTACTTCAAAACATTCAATGCCCTTCCAAGCGTTAATATCACAACAAAAAACATTAGGATGTACACATGAACATTTAATTCTACATTTTAAAGAAACTGTAGATTCTTTGGATCAGGTTTATATAATTTAGCATAACAGTTCAGTAATTAAAGCAAAAGGGCTTAATGTAAAAGAACTAAGCTCTGGATTTAAATATGGCAGAAAGTGATGGGTATTCTCATCATGCCCATATGCGTGGATTCGCCTCTGACTAAAAGTCTATTTCTGATCCTTTAATTACTGAgctcaatcaaaataaaaaagatttatcggttattatattttcttttaggtGCGTTTTCGACGTTATCATAGAAGAAAAACAGCACCGCAAGAACCGGATGTTATAATAATTCAAGATATTAGAGATGTTGTCATGTTTACAATACCTAAAAATCAGCTAtctaaagaaaatattcaatattttcattgtcGTTCAATGGACTCTCTTTTGAGATCTCTAATTATatactttcaatattttatgcagGTGATTTTTATTCtgtatccctatccctatatattatacctaaatgtgaaagtaaggatgtttgtttgttacgctttcacgcaaaaactagcgaatggattttaataaaactatacaacaatgtagctcatacatcataataacacatgagttataatttataaaaatatattttagaaaataaataataataaaaaattaaatttattctgacattttactgctccatctataatcatcattttctaGATATttccgataattttttttttttcgctaaaaagcacaaaaatatgttttttgttttgatatttgatgaaactttatatataagataattatgacccaaaaaatacataaacacaAAACCATTTCGGTACAAAAGCTGACAAATCTGCTTAATACaaggaaatattaatttttatgaatagtaCAGGTTTGGGAGGATTTAATAGCTAGTAAAAAGGAAGCAGAAACAAAACTATTTCAGCCGAGTATAATCGATAAAGAAAATAAGATTCATGATGAATTGGCTGATTTACGAGCAATGGTATCCAaagcatattttaattttctaattggTGCAGCTGATACAAAATCTTATCatcatataaaatcaaataaatctgGTGTATCTGCTGGTGAAAAAGATGTAcgtttcgttgaatttctaTATCAAGTATGTGTACGTGTGGTTTGGATTGCATTATTACGGCGAAATCGAAGTTTAATTGAAATGGAATTAAATCGAATGTTACGTTCAGATACATATAATCATGTAGCGCGTACCCCATCTGGAAATAATACTACACCACTGTTAAAAGAATTCAATCGAGTTTTGTATGGTAAATGTAatgagaatgaaaaaaaattgctgcAAAGATCTAATGTTggcaaagaaatatttaatggaGATCATGATTACAGAATGTTGGCTATTGGCAATAATACTttggaaaagtaatttttttttttttaaatcgttccgtttttaatttatgaatttagcACATACTTTACGCTCATAGCTACATCGGAAAAGCaacgcaataatttttttgtactcaCACGGGTGCCTAAATACTAAATTCGGACCCGATTATATAATAAACTGAATATAATGAAAGGCGTTGGGACGAAGATGTTATTCTTAAAGTACGTGATGGATGAAATAAGAATGAGAACCTTCGTTTCATGCTGCGGCCAGGTATGAAGGTGAACATCAAAGAAGAACGAAAATACACGGCATGGTATCATAAATTGATTCACTTTGCGATGTTATCCTTCCGTTTAATACTTGCTGCATGTACGTCTTCGTTATAGCTTAGTGTTCGCCGTTATGCCTTGTCGCAgtattaaacttataaaaaaaaagtttccatcGCATTGATACACGAAATTGAGCATCGGAAGTAAACATCTTTGGCGATTTAAGtgataatttaagtaaattacaCAGCATATCATTTTATCTGTGCAGTGTTGATGAAAGAATCAAATATTTGGAAATAGCCTATTCTACTCCTGAAGAAAATCTACTTGAATTAAATGTACCTGTTGGTATATTAGGATATCCTCGttcagattttgatgaaatgcTAACCCTTCGTTTTGCGCGAAATGATGATGGTAGTGTTAAAGTTTGGCCCAAAATGGTACTACCGGAGAAATCAAGAACAAGGTTAtacaagttaattttaattcaatacttcattaaataaaattaacttttatagatttaaaactgattcaaaaataaatcaattccaATTTCCAAACACACCAAGCAATATGCAAAGTCAAATACGAGTGCAACAGTGTAAAAAATGGATTGAATATTTATCATCGATGCCTAAAGGTTATAGTACTATTGATCAAAATGCTTACACTCTGTCTATGTCCACGcgataataatacaaatatctGAGAGATAAAACCAAAGAATACAGTTATGTATCTGtattctttaataaaacaataatagccatgaaatttaaatttaaattttcccgcCAAGTATTATAAGTCCTAGggacttttcaaattttataaatttataactattacACAAAAGTTACTTCTGCCAAAGTGACAgttcttttatatttacatttcaattgaaatgaaaagttaacaattgtttgtgttttatttatgtttcaaaaaccatgtttattttcaaaatttaataatggttTTGAAGCAAAATTggtaattattgtatttataatttactggaaaattataattaaaatatgaagtgttattagaataatattaaagtGTAATTTGAGCtttgaaaagaaattatattgcatttatcataattttacacgttcttatctttattttcatatatagaaAAGAAATTACTGGACCATTAGCATTCAAATAAAGTCAAATCCTACAAGCAAAGcagaaaaatactttcaatactACTCAATATTTTCTAAGGAGATAGAAAGTAGGTTTAAATTAGCGTACAGTCATGCTAGtggcttgtcaaatttttaaatagttatccGATACCtatatttgatttgttataTCTCTCCAAAGCAATTTATCAGAAAAATCCCCGTGTCGTATATACCCGTGTACACGAGCACGGGTATGCCATATTTAACTCGTGGATCTCGCAGAATGAACGCTAAGGTCAAAAAATCCGCAAAGCCGTGCTATCTTGATCCCATTAAAGGCATAGCCAACCCGTGGATCATAGGGTGAACTCAAGGGCCAAAAAACCCATCGTGTCTGTGCACACGTATATGTGCAAACAGTCATTCCGTACCTATCTTTTTAACTCGATGTCCTGTCGAGCAAACTTGAACCTTAAGTACAGTagtggatttaaaattttgcccaTGTAGATTAATCACCTAAGGGACTGTACTTAAATTACGTAAGGCATTTAGAACGTCTTTTCAACCCCTACATCCCCCCCTATGTGACAgattgtaacaaaatattgaaaccTCCCCCTATGTAACAgattgtaacaaaatattgagCCCCCTCCTATCCCTGTTTTGTacgtaattattttcttatttgaattttagagTATTATGGAAATTATGGTAAAAAATCTTTAACCATTTAACCAGGTTGAAAAGGAATTTGTATGTTGAGTAATCTCTTAATACCAAAAATGGTCGCAACGgctactttcaaaatattaatagttaGCTACAGTCAAGTCAAGAGCgcgaaatttttgatttaaattttttttaaatcatcaaaattttcgataattacGTACAAGCGTTGAAGAACCCCCTCCCCCGTACTATAACAAATAGTAACATTATGATTTGATCCCCCTCCCTAAATTTGTTACGTAATTTAAGTACAGCCCCTAAGGAggttgtagatttaaaaaaaaattccttttgcataataatttcttgtttatttgtgtttttaatcaACAGCGTTTGCCTTTTAAACAATATGATtgtaaatttttgcaattatagtataaatgtttaaaattgaaaataatacataataatggATATTATATCCATAGAATTACAAATACCAAAACGGTATTTGAAATCAACTACTCGTTCTGATAAATTTACATCAATTGTTCACAAATCTTGGATAAAGTGAGTAAAttctagaattaaattttacatcttgcttattatgttttaattattttaatatataattttagatCCTTATATAAATATGGAATATTGTCCGATTTTAAAGAATGTGAACATTTTGAAGAATGGTATCAAAAGAATGATGATCTCACCAAAGATTGgaagaaaatatacatttgcGTAAGATAcacaaattatttgttataacggtgtaaactgtgaattaaaaatattaaaaaaatacatgaatattccctattgtcggaaattttgaaaagtaactacttgaaaaattaacttctaATTATATACCAAAGAATTGAcacttaattgattttattcgcGGCTGCCTGATATATAAATTCGTAAACACAAAAGCAGCGAAAACCATCAGGCATGGAACCTGCAAgtaaccaaaatattttaattacaggtTTATCGAAAGAAAAACGCAAAAGTAATATCACTTCCACGGCCACATTCCACATCGAATTTAAATGAAACAGATCTCACATTTTTCCAATTATTACATTATGTTATGCaaacaaatcatagaaatttatgGAAAGatgcatataaaaaatataataacaacgATACAAATATACGTGATAGTCATATAAATTTAACTGATTACAATACTGTATTCCGTGAAATAATAATCCGTGCATATGGATGTccaatcataaatattattgattctaCACAAAATATTCCACAATCAAAACATTATGAATCACATCCGAATTGGTTACAAGTATTATGTTGTATTGAAAGTAACACGTGTTTTTACACGATACATTTACCGTATGTGGAGCATACGTTACTCGATTGTTTAACATATAGCCCCGCAATACTTGAATCATCGTATACAAAAccactatttattatatttcaattattacaaGCATTACGAACAATGCATGATCGTGGTTTAACAATTGGTG
This region includes:
- the LOC123295961 gene encoding protein phosphatase 1 regulatory subunit 36-like, which translates into the protein IIIQDIRDVVMFTIPKNQLSKENIQYFHCRSMDSLLRSLIIYFQYFMQVWEDLIASKKEAETKLFQPSIIDKENKIHDELADLRAMVSKAYFNFLIGAADTKSYHHIKSNKSGVSAGEKDVRFVEFLYQVCVRVVWIALLRRNRSLIEMELNRMLRSDTYNHVARTPSGNNTTPLLKEFNRVLYGKCNENEKKLLQRSNVGKEIFNGDHDYRMLAIGNNTLENVDERIKYLEIAYSTPEENLLELNVPVGILGYPRSDFDEMLTLRFARNDDGSVKVWPKMVLPEKSRTRFKTDSKINQFQFPNTPSNMQSQIRVQQCKKWIEYLSSMPKGYSTIDQNAYTLSMSTR